Proteins from one Fusobacterium perfoetens genomic window:
- a CDS encoding Gx transporter family protein, protein MEKVRERNSIRREKYLIFLILLSLYLSLAETLIPKPFPWLKLGLANIGTIIALEKFGKKMAVEVTMCRIIIQGIMIGTLFSPGFIISLISGIASVNIMILLYNFRNKLSLVSISILSALVHNFVQLLVVYFLMFRNMNLHSRYIMFFIVGFLFLGCIAGAVTGFIGEKLLLRRSCIK, encoded by the coding sequence ATGGAAAAAGTAAGAGAACGGAACAGCATAAGGAGAGAAAAATATCTTATATTTCTGATTCTGCTGTCCCTTTATCTTTCTCTTGCAGAGACACTTATTCCTAAACCTTTTCCATGGCTTAAACTTGGGCTTGCAAATATAGGTACAATAATAGCTTTGGAAAAATTTGGAAAGAAAATGGCAGTAGAAGTAACCATGTGCAGAATAATTATTCAAGGAATAATGATAGGAACACTTTTTAGTCCAGGATTTATAATAAGTTTAATATCAGGAATTGCAAGTGTGAATATTATGATACTTCTTTATAATTTCAGAAATAAGCTCAGTCTTGTTTCAATAAGTATTTTATCTGCTTTGGTGCATAATTTTGTTCAACTTTTGGTGGTTTATTTTCTGATGTTCAGAAACATGAACCTTCATTCAAGATATATAATGTTTTTTATAGTGGGATTTTTATTTTTAGGGTGTATTGCAGGAGCAGTAACAGGGTTTATAGGAGAAAAACTATTACTTAGAAGGAGTTGTATAAAATGA